From the Eremothecium cymbalariae DBVPG#7215 chromosome 6, complete sequence genome, one window contains:
- a CDS encoding uncharacterized protein (similar to Ashbya gossypii ADR122C) — protein sequence MSFAGSLLISAISGAIYKYGGQEFQPIEEVPMGIKELSVGFVQDRILLVTSRATNIATNATPDFFRDQVYRYPVRAFIRSFTTRRYFAMNLGTFLVYAILYSVVTFVYFLTIFPIYLGLSVILGPAGIVIAWAHMLLHTNNLTMMVLRMTQVSKFSLKNALKVNGNIELLQDPPTPVKLFYPLDTPYFWINHFPWKTVEYIVGAVSMGVLLLVSAIPLVGPIMFNIIIAPFVTRLYLAKYLRLKGFNNLQREERFYDNFGQYLAFGIVASCLEILPIVSGVTFATNNIAIALWDPEKEPSFLSPNDDDEEDEEDEDEDEDEDEDEDEDDVVTEATSSNNGSPCETTP from the coding sequence ATGTCGTTTGCAggttctttattaatatctgCAATTAGTGGGGCCATCTATAAATATGGGGGGCAAGAGTTCCAGCCAATTGAAGAGGTTCCCATGGGGATTAAAGAGTTGAGCGTTGGGTTTGTGCAAGATAGGATTCTGCTTGTTACGAGTAGAGCGACGAATATTGCAACAAATGCCACACCTGATTTTTTCCGTGATCAGGTTTACAGGTATCCTGTAAGGGCATTTATTAGGAGTTTCACTACACGGCGGTATTTTGCCATGAATTTGGGTACATTTTTGGTATATGCAATATTGTACAGTGTTGTCACGTTTGTTTATTTTCTGACGATATTCCCAATTTATTTGGGTCTTTCTGTGATTTTGGGGCCTGCTGGTATTGTTATCGCTTGGGCACATATGTTGCTACATACCAATAACCTTACGATGATGGTTTTAAGAATGACACAAGTTTCCAAGTTTTCATTGAAAAACGCATTAAAGGTCAATGGGAATATAGAATTGTTACAAGATCCTCCTACTCCTGTGAAGTTGTTTTATCCTCTTGATACTCCATACTTTTGGATAAACCATTTCCCATGGAAGActgttgaatatattgttgGTGCAGTTTCCATGGGcgtgttgttgttggtgtcTGCGATCCCCCTAGTTGGTCCCATTATGTTCAACATAATTATAGCGCCATTCGTTACCAGACTTTACCTAGCAAAGTATTTGAGATTGAAGGGCTTCAACAACTTACaaagagaagaaagattTTACGACAATTTCGGGCAATACCTGGCATTTGGGATAGTAGCCAGCTGTTTAGAGATTCTACCGATTGTTTCGGGTGTAACGTTCGCCACAAATAATATTGCTATCGCTCTATGGGACCCAGAAAAAGAACCATCGTTCTTGTCTCCaaatgacgatgatgaagaggatgaagaagatgaagatgaagatgaagacgaagacgaagacgaagacgaagatgatGTTGTAACTGAGGCAACCTCGAGTAACAACGGTTCTCCTTGCGAGACTACACCATGA
- a CDS encoding aminopeptidase Y (similar to Ashbya gossypii ADR123W), whose product MRYFRLFWTFIVGVNALVLPLDSNESGKVGKSIRSGLGRLRHFSSGFKDDYSSKPMVDSEELQKAITKQELNSSVWDLWDASNASVATIGHRTRVIGSPGHIGTLDFILKELSKLEDYYNVSVQHFTAFSGNIKSANLTFSNGTDIEDSLPMTFSPSVEGFTGKLVQVPNAGCENSDYSNLNLSSESIALLERGACSFIAKSNLAGSHGFKAMVVYDNVEAAEPFRGSLNDQGNNTVPGFGVTRTLGHILLSEISNDPDFSLFFSMDSTLEITNTTNIIADTKHGDPNNIVSLGAHSDSVLAGAGINDDGSGTISLLTVAKHLRNYQVKNKVRFAWWSAEEEGLIGSNYYVSQLTPEENQKIRLFMDYDMMASPNYEYQVYDANNSANPVGSEELKNLYIDYYVSHDLPYVLIPFDGRSDYVGFIENGIPGGGVTTGAEMLNAKNGIAYDVCYHQLCDDTNNLAWDAFMVNTRLIAHSVATYAKSLDGFPEIQQDSTVISSFHSSNKAPLFQYRGSQLVY is encoded by the coding sequence ATGAGGTATTTTCGGTTATTTTGGACATTTATTGTGGGCGTCAATGCTCTTGTTTTACCTTTGGATTCCAACGAGTCAGGCAAGGTAGGGAAGAGTATCAGGAGTGGTCTTGGCAGGCTGCGCCATTTTTCATCTGGCTTCAAGGACGATTATAGTTCAAAGCCAATGGTTGATTCTGAGGAGTTGCAAAAGGCAATTACCAAACAGGAGTTGAATTCTAGTGTTTGGGATCTTTGGGATGCCTCGAATGCGTCCGTTGCTACAATAGGGCATAGGACGCGTGTAATTGGCTCCCCTGGACATATTGGTACTCTTGATTTTATCTTGAAGGAATTATCAAAGTTGGAAGACTATTATAACGTTTCAGTCCAACATTTTACAGCCTTTTCAGGTAATATCAAGTCGGCCAACTTAACGTTCAGTAATGGAACggatattgaagattctCTGCCCATGACATTTTCCCCATCCGTTGAAGGATTTACAGGCAAGCTCGTTCAGGTGCCTAATGCTGGATGTGAGAACTCAGATTATAGCAATTTAAATTTGAGTTCAGAGTCGATCGCCTTACTTGAAAGAGGAGCTTGCAGTTTTATTGCAAAAAGCAATTTGGCTGGATCGCACGGATTCAAAGCTATGGTGGTCTATGATAACGTCGAAGCCGCTGAGCCGTTTCGTGGATCTTTAAATGATCAGGGAAATAACACTGTACCAGGTTTTGGTGTGACACGTACTCTTGGTCATATCTTACTCAGTGAAATATCCAATGATCCTGATTTCTCATTATTCTTTAGTATGGACTCCACTTTGGAGATCACAAACACGACTAATATTATCGCCGACACCAAGCACGGTGATCCTAACAATATCGTTTCATTGGGGGCTCACTCAGACTCTGTTCTAGCTGGCGCCGGAATCAACGATGATGGATCCGGAACGATTTCGTTGTTGACTGTTGCTAAACATTTACGCAACTACCAGGTCAAAAACAAAGTCCGTTTTGCTTGGTGGTCGGCCGAAGAAGAGGGCTTAATTGGTTCTAATTATTATGTTAGTCAATTAACCCCTGAAGAGAATCAGAAGATAAGATTATTTATGGACTACGACATGATGGCATCGCCTAACTATGAATACCAAGTTTATGACGCCAACAACTCTGCTAATCCGGTCGGCTCTGAGGAGTTGAAGAACTTATATATTGACTATTATGTGTCACATGACTTACCTTATGTTCTAATTCCATTCGATGGCAGGTCTGATTATGTTGGTTTCATCGAAAACGGAATTCCAGGTGGAGGTGTCACCACTGGGGCTGAAATGTTGAACGCTAAAAATGGCATAGCATATGATGTGTGCTATCACCAATTATGCGATGACACTAATAACTTAGCCTGGGATGCGTTCATGGTGAATACCAGGTTGATTGCTCATTCTGTGGCCACCTATGCCAAATCGTTAGATGGGTTTCCAGAAATACAACAAGATTCCACGGTAATCAGCTCCTTTCACTCTTCTAATAAGGCTCCGTTGTTTCAATACAGGGGTAGTCAATTGGTCTATTAA